In Oreochromis aureus strain Israel breed Guangdong linkage group 9, ZZ_aureus, whole genome shotgun sequence, the genomic window ATATTAAAAGACGATGCAGTTGTTTACCAATAAAAGGCGTTATCTGACCTGTTACGTCATGTTGGTTGGATTTGATAATTATTTTCAGATCGTGTTTGACggaaaactaataataataatttaaaaagaactactggtgttttaattgtttaacaTGAGATTTACACGTTgttgaagaaaacaaaaccgGCGTCTTACATAAAGTAtagtatattattttattttttttatttgtataccACGTGACACCACGGAAGTGACGCGGGGTGCTCAAAAGAGTTAAGCAAAGCATCTGGGAGCAAAACAGCAGTtagctttatttcattttaacccACAAGACCGGAGGAGGTGACTAACTGACGGTCAGAGCAGCTAACAGTAAGTTGTTGTGGATTTTTGTTATCGGGACAGAAAGATGTGCGTGTTATCTGGTAACGGGACAGGCTGCACCGCAGGACACAGCTGTCTGGCTGCCTGCCTCCTGTGCTATGCGGCCTGCTTGACGAGCTGTCCCCCATCTGTCTGCTGTCCGGGGACACTCCGGCGGCTTTGCGCGGTCAGACAGGTGATTAGCGGATCAGCGTGTAAAGCAGCGCTCACCTACGGCGACAAACAGCCTAGGCTAACTGCAGGTGGTGGAGATCGTGAAGCTTGTGAGCTAAGCTAGCTGGTGGTAACAAAGCCCCGCTGCGTTCACCTTTCCAAATTCTTCTACTTCAGGTTGCCATCTTAATTTTTGCAGGCGACGTATCGAACGTCATGTTTTGAGAGGGCACATGTAACTGTCTGTGCTTGGACGGTGAAATCAGCCCTTAAGACTTACCGATGAGCAGCACGTATTTAGATTTTAGTCTAAGAAAAcctccaggaaaaaaaaaaaacaaaacaacaaaaaaatccaaacagaaACGCATAGCTTCACACCTCTCTCGCCCCTGTCGTCCACTGTGTTTGGGTGAAAGAGTATAGTTAAAGTAACACAAATAAAGCCGAATTGCTAAATTAtgttgttcctctctctctctttgaaaATTAGAAGTTTTGATTAATTTCAGTTTCCTATAAAGAGTCAGCCTATCAAATAAACTGGAGTTAAATCTGGATTCACTTGTAGCGTGACTGTGCTTATTAGCAACCCGAGTAAGTGTAATTGTGAATTTATATTTACCAGAGTCCATTCATGAGCACGTTGTAACGAGGTGGAAgggttttatgtgtttttgtttttcatgctcACGTTTTTTAGCTACCGCTAGGTGGAAGCACAGATGCATTAAACTCAACCCAGCCACCGTCATGGGAAGCAAAAGTCAAGGTTTCTTCGGGAAATTCGCTAAGaaagctgtaaaatgtaataacaataatgatgcATTTTGTTTCAgacgcctttcaaaacactcaaggtcaccttacacaCGGTTTAAAGAGATGTTCTGATGCGAGAGAGAGTTAGGGATATGGATATTTGCTGGGAGGGAATTCTAGAGGCCAAGAGCACAGCCAACTCATGATCTAGACCCCATGgtaggaggaagaggaggagatagCATCATGTTAATGTGGAGTaacatctctgaggaatgtttatAGCACCTTGTTAAATTTAAGGTTTGCCCCGAACAACAGAATGGCATCAAAAATGCAAAATCAGAGGTCTAGCTGAGTGTATTAATTTTCCAAAAATGTCTTTCACAAACTGCTCACGAACATTGTGTAGAGACTATTTGCGCTCGTCTCTCTTTCTGCTTTAGACAGTGCTGAGAGCATTGGGAACCATGTTGacaccatttttaaaaatagtgcAAGCACcttctctgtgttatgtttaatATCAAACAGAATATATAGTAATGCCAATACAACTGTAATAGGTGCATGTCAGCACACAGTATCAGAAAATGCTTATTAGTCTGGTCTTCGCTTTGTTGTTACCGTGACCTTGCAAGGTCATCTCATGCAGACCGCTGTCAGTCTTCACTGAGGGAGAACGGTTATTATTTGTGGTCCCTTTTAGCTGTGTCGTTAGGTAACAGTGGTAGTTTGGCACGTgatgaaatataaatgtaatgAAATGTGACGAAGCTACAGTAACAGCAGTCTAATAAATGGACAGTATGTCAAAGTCTAAGCTCCAAAGAACACACACCAAACCAGTTTACATGCTTAAGATTTCTGAAAGCCGAACTGAAGGTTTTGTTTAAACCTTCTGAGGAATCTTTTCACAATCACTGTGCTGTTTCTGGAACAACAGGGTCACAATCGACAACAACAGAAAACTTCATATTAGCATGTCCATCCTTTCCACAAGAGCTCTGCTGGCTCACAGATCAGCAGTTGATTTCCACGCATGATGTTTGCATCGTTCCAACCTGTTTGTGCTTCTCTTATTTACAGCATCTGCAATTAGACAGCCACAATGAACCCAGTATACAGCCCTGCACCAACAGGGGTCCCCTTTACCAACACTAAGGGTATAGGTTATCCAGGTAACCTGAAGCATAGTGGTTTAAGAAACAAGCATAATTACAAGAAAATATCTCCCAGCATTGAGAATACTGTTAtattcttgttttgtttctggtTTTGGCAGCTGGATTTCCTCTAGGATACGCAGCAGCTGCTCCAGTGTACACTCCCAACGTCTACGCAGGAGCAAACCCAGGCTTCCCTAATGGTGAGAAGAAAGTAACGCTGAAATCTGCTGGAGTTTATCTGATAGGTCTTGAAACACATCTTCCTGATGCACTTCAAAAGAGTCAAACGGTTACAGCGGACTTCTTTTATTTGAATTAATtataaatataatgtaataaagaataaaagttCCAAAGAGACTCTTAATAGCCCCAAAAAGTGTGTGTGCTTCTTTTCTATGAGGGTCCTGTTTTACTGAGCTGCACAGCCAGTGTTTCTACGCAGACTTCAGCTATTTTGTCCCAAAGCAAACGGCACTAATGTGAGCCGTCTTCCTCCCTCTCCAGGCTATGCTCCAAGCGCTCCTTTCAAAATGTCCTGCTCTCCCAGCACAGGGACCGTCCCACCATACTCCTCCTCCCCAAACCCCTACCCAACTGCTGTGTACCCTGTCAGGAGCACCTACCCCCAACAGAACCCTTATGCACAGGTCAGTCCTCGCTCTTAATAACACGCCGTCTCTCTTCATCCTGGTTCAATGCTTGAGCTGTAACGTGTGGTTGTTTGTCCACCAGGCACTAATACCTTCACAACAACAAGGCCCTTACTACACACAGGCTCTGTATGCTCCACCGCCTCATGTCATCCATCACACGACAGTGGTCCAGCCCAATGGGATGCCTGCAGCAATGTATGCTCCGCCTATCCCTCCTCGCAACAATGGTGTCGCCATGGGCATGGTAGCCGGCACCACTATGGCCATGTCAGCTGGTGAGCTGCAGCGGTTTATTGATTCTTATCCAGCATACAAATGTGTTCGATTTGTAGTTATACCTGTGGCTTTCACTTCTCAGGAACTTTGTTGACAACTCCATCGCCAGCGCCCGTCGCTCCCCACCCAGTCACGATGCCCACATATCGGCCTCCTGGCACACCCAGCTACAGCTACGTGCCCCCGCagtggtgaagagagagaagCGTGAGTATGTTTTAAAAGGATCACAAGTTTGGTCAAAGGTGCAGATTAAAGGTTTATGTTTACACCCGGTGTTCTCTCTGCAGGTCCGGAAGATGGTAGATATGCATTCACACTCCAGTGTTTTTCTCTCGTGGTGACGACCTGCCCCGCCCTGGCAGCGTCCGCTACcaattcttcttcttccagcATAATGTGAATCTAAAACCCAACTACATAGAGTCCCATTTGGATAAGCAGGGGGTGACAAATAGGCCCATCCCCACAACCCCTATTAATGGAATAAGGCtgcattccatacccccacgcCCCCACCCCCTCAGCGCCAGCACCTTTACAAACCTGCTGCATATCTCACGTCAAACTGCAAAGCCTCCATGCAAACTCTATGTGGACTCTCATGCAGGTTTTTATAGCTTAAATTCTTATGTAGTGAAAAGGGAGTTtggaatagttttttttttttttttctttaatttgggGGATTAAATATGATGTTgaatgcatgtgtatatatagattTACAAAGTAATGCTAGCTCAATTCTCCCTGCTGTGACAGATGCAAATTCAATAAAAGGCACAAATCCAAAGGAACttagaaaaaaagagtaatAATCTGCAATGCTGAATCACCAGTGACTATGTCTtaaatgtgaaagaaaaaaaagacaagaaacgTTTATTCATGCAAAAACATACCTGCGCCGTCCATCGCGGGCCAAACTGTACTATTTTTCACCGCTTTGTGTTTAGGTAAGTGGTTTTTATCGTTTTCTTTCAGTGATGCAGTGTTTGCATAATGTCTTACCATTTTTGTATTGTAGGAACAAAAGATGGGACTTTGAGTTTGTGCCTCTGTGACTGGTGGCCAATCcaacacttttactttttctggcctgttaaactttctttttttttttcatttaaacaaatggtgtttcagtttctttcttttttcccccccaaaagtCTGAAGCTGCTCCTGCTTGGGTGATATATGATGTATTCACTTATTTTAGCCAGAAGTGTTCTTGGTGGGGAACAAGTATAGGAAGTTATTAGAAGTCAATTGCACCCATTTAATAAGAGTGGATGAGCaggaagtgtgtctgtgtgcgcgtgtgtgtgtgaaagcggGACTCGAACGGAAACCATTCTGAATGGTGCCATACAGTGCAACATGCTTAGAATTTTAGACTTACATGTCACTCTAATGAATTTACTCTTAGGCAGATTTGAAGCACTACATCATTAAATCACCGCTAAACGTGGACATGTTAGGGCACCGTAATGATATTAAACTCCATTTGTGAATAGCACTACTGAATGAAGGCACTAATTCCAAACGGTTTGTAAAAGATATTTGACCTTTTCCGACATCGCTCGCTGTCTTACCTCAAGTCTCCAGGCTAAAAATCCACCAATGTCACTgtttcagacatgcttttctATGTTGCCTCGGTCACCTCAGTTAAACATGTtttgtaaatgttatttttgtgaCTTTGGTTGCTGTTTTGTATTCTAAAGAaagaccaaaaataaaaacaaatataagaaTAACCTGTGTTGTGCATGTCTTCTCACTGGGTGTGTTGGGGCAGCCAGAAATGAtgacaaaacaaagaagaacatgaaacaaaatatataatatgTTGGACGATTCAGACCGGTTTGAAAGGCAATATTTGGCATGACCATTGTTTTTTTACGACCACATGGCATGCCAAACTTTCAGGTAAtggctctttgggaatcaccttgtcgGTGGAAAAAATTTCTATTTTAAACCTGGAactcaaaatataaagaaacactcAGGACTTTTACACAGTACTGATTATGATATTGTACTCTAGTCCCCATGGCTCTGTTCTATATAGTATTATAGATTTTAGACATTTTATTCTTAAAGTTACTTATTGGTAATTGAGGTCAAGTCGAACAACTTTCTGTAACTTAATTTcataaaacaaaattttaactattatcattattattgttgttgttgttaattgtTTAGGGTTAGAGAAGTAGCAGTATAAACCACTGGCTGCTGTTTAACAGAGGATGGCGTCAAAGCTTTCCTACCTAAATTGGAAAACGAAGAAGAAGATTTCCCAGGTTGCAGTTCGGCGCGCGAATTTGGATTTTGTTATGGTCAAGCCGTAGACTGTATGGCTCAAACATGGTACTGTACTGTTAAACTATTTTCTCTTTGACAGAATATCCTAGTTTTTATTCTTTAGACGTGTCGGTGTAAGTCTGAGTCTGTTCGCGGCTGTCTTCTCATGAGGTCGTGTCATTAAGTCTAAActttgcatttatttcttaattGTAGTCTAAGTGGTTACTGGGAGAACAAGCCAAAAGACAGAGCTGAAGTTTTATTAATGCTTGTTCTAAAAGCCAATAAATAATAAGTAGTAAATATGTGAGTGTTGAGGGGGTGaaagtaattttcttttttagctaaTTAGCACTGAGTTTATGCGCGCCGCCATGTAGCAAAGCTGAAGTAGTCAAACATTTAACTTCCCGTGCTCACATTGACAAATGCGAATTAACATTAAGAAACACTAAAGTGAGCTGAAAGAAGGAATTTATTATTGTGaggcaaacatgaaaacaaagactGCTGATTTGCGTTGGCAGgaagagagcagagaggcgcTTACAGAGAGTTTTGGAAACGACAGGAGCAGCGGGACAGCCAAATCAGCTGATCGCTTTCAAGACTTGTGGAGGCAGCTTGGAGAGTGTCACCAAAATGCACTTCAGGGTAACTGACAGTTTGATCTCACCACGTTCATGCTGGCTTTCATGTCTATAATCCGAAGTTCAGAAGCTAAATGACAACACATGTCATCATTGCACTTGTTGCTGTTTCTAGAATTGGAAGCAAAAGTAAGCAAGCTGAAAAAGGAACGTTGCCTGTGAGTATGTTGTGTCACTTTGTGTTTAAGGAGAAGGACACTGGAGTCTTAGTAAATTATTTATGAAGGGTAAAGTGATGTGTTTGTCCTCTACAGAGATGCGCAGAGGCTTGAAGTGTTTTACAATCGCAACCAGCAGCTcaaggagcaaaataaaaacctgCAGGATGACATGGCTCTCCTGGAGGAAAGGTAAATTACCCAAAGATGAATGCACTCCACTGTTATTCCCTTTGTAGCAAATgttttcgtttgtttgtttggaatAGATGTGTCTTGTTGAACCTCTGTTACATTTTAACTATAACTTAGGATGGGAGAGCTGCAGTTGGGCACCGATGTGGGATTTCTAATTAACTGGAGCAACATGATACCAAAGACAAGAATAGCCTTTTCTGATTCATTGCATGGATGCTTCAGATTCCCCGCAGACTGAAAGTTCACAACATTTAGTGTCTTGCATTAAAACAGTATGAAATATAAAGATTGCCAGCTGTGCTTTCCCTTTCCAGGCTTCGAGCAGCAGAGTGTGATCGATGCTCCATCTTAGAGGAGAACCTGAAAAACAGTCAGCAGCAGAATCTGCATCTTATCGAGAAACTTAGTGAGTGTTTTCATTTCAGTGTCCAACCATTAATAGCCCTCCTTGATGTGCATACACATATGCAGATGCAATCTTTCACAACAATAGTATGTTATATAATATGACGAGTAATATACTAGAATGactgtggggaaaaaacaaaacaacatttcttTAAGATTCTCAGTTTGTTtaagaacagagaaaaacatgttCTTTGCAAACCTTTTTTCctcagaaaatgaaagaaacctGCTGGAGGATGAAAACGATAAGCTGCGAGCTGAGCTGCAAAAACTGAAGAGTTCTCGGTAAGCTGtgtttcattcatgtttttgttcacaagaaaaatatgagaaatgttttaaaaggttaaagcaataacttgaagtactTTCAAGTTTATCAGTATCTCGCATCATGGAGGAAGTTTGACTACTCTTTACAGACTTGCATTGAGGTCTGGATTTTGACCGGGCCATTGCACAACACCCTGACTCTTctgtttttcagccattctgttgaaTGTAGATTTGCTGGTTTGATTCAGATCATTGTCTTGTTGCATGAGCCAGTTATTgtcaagctttagctgtcagatgGATGActtagaatactttggtatacagaggagctcTAGGATGACTTGATCTCATCTGTTCCAgaggtcttgtggtttgtttatGAGCGTAAGCTAGCTATACtgtcatgttctttttagagagaagcaGCTTTCTCCTGAAAATGAGTCATCCCTGTTCATCTTTTTCTgactgtactgtcatgaactttaacatttacacACTGAGACCTGTGGAGTCTGAGATGTAACCCctgctttcttattttattgttttttttttttgttgttttttttaagtttctgaGCATTGCGCAGTCTACTCATGAAGGTGTCTCCTGACATTGATACGTCTGTCTCACAGGGACTGTTCTTGATTTGGTTAGATATTGTGAACGGGTTTTTCTTAGCCAATCATCCACTGCGCTCATGTACTTAAGGTGTCTTCAGTAGTCTTTCATCTGTTTTGGTGTTGCCGAGCCTGGTTTGTGCATTTATTCTTTTTACAAATGCAAGTTTATTCTACTGCTCCgataggtttttgtttttatggcttCTTCCGTTTGCGCCcagattttaattaattaattaatttttttaacctCATATTAAAAGTTTCACTGAAAAGTTACTAAatagattttaaatatttaaaatgggGGCTGTGTTATGATTCCTGCAAATAGCTGTAAACAGtacaatacttttgttaaacctcTTGAATTAAAACTTCTATAAAAATGTGTGTCGCCTACATTGGTCAGACATTTCAGGAGTGAACAATACATTTTCCCAAGCTGCCActcagtattattatttttatgtgtttataaGCTTTTTGGTGCTAACAGCCCCAGTTTCTTCTGTGGccttttgggaaaataaatttcCCTCCTACAGGTTCGGTAAGTTTTAAAGTTTCAGTTTCCAGTGAAGCACTACACgtgtgcttttcttttcagGTCTGAATCCAAGGAAGCCTCACCCCCAGAACAGGAAGAGGGTGTTATTCCAGACTCCCCAATCTTGCCCAGTTCACTGCCTGTGGTAAACAGattgaagaaacagaaaaataacgACCAAATGAAGCGTGTGCGCTATGCAGAGGTGCCTCTACCACAGTCTAACAGTTCGCTCTTCAGTGGTCAGTCCTCTTTAAAGTAGCTCCTTCCTCTTTCATCACCTGTCTGAAGACACAAACAAGTTTTCTAatctaaattctttttttaagagcTAAACAAAGATCCTGACGGTGCCACACAGAATCCTGGAAGAGCAGAAGTGCTCGTCCCTAACACCTGTGAAATGGACGCATCGCAGATCTCAAGTATGACTTCATCCATTATTGGTCTTCCGTAGATGTGATCATGAGCGCTGTAAAGGTGTTGCTGTTAACATGTCTGTTTCCCCTTTCAGACGATGTGactgaagatgaagaagaggcAGCAATTGCAGAAACTTGTGGCCTTGAACTTATTGAAAAGCAGCAGATGGTGTGTATAAGTAGGATTTGACACAAATGATGatctaataaaaatgtaatatgatCACGCTTTAATAAAAACGAATCTTAGGTGTGATCAAACAGAttagctctctctttctcaccttAGAATCTCAGGAAAGCCCCAAGCCAGCAAAGAAGCTTCAGCACTCTCTGGAAGCAGGACGTTCGTTTAAAGTAAGCATTGAGACATCATCTTCTGCTGTGGCAGACACCTCCAtgtggaaaagagaaagaaaa contains:
- the LOC116335785 gene encoding myelin-associated neurite-outgrowth inhibitor-like codes for the protein MNPVYSPAPTGVPFTNTKGIGYPAGFPLGYAAAAPVYTPNVYAGANPGFPNGYAPSAPFKMSCSPSTGTVPPYSSSPNPYPTAVYPVRSTYPQQNPYAQALIPSQQQGPYYTQALYAPPPHVIHHTTVVQPNGMPAAMYAPPIPPRNNGVAMGMVAGTTMAMSAGTLLTTPSPAPVAPHPVTMPTYRPPGTPSYSYVPPQW